A single window of Venturia canescens isolate UGA chromosome 3, ASM1945775v1, whole genome shotgun sequence DNA harbors:
- the Ptr gene encoding patched domain-containing protein 3 isoform X1, with protein sequence MWCRLTCVDEFLNRSFYKLGLVVGRHPGYFLIIPVLLACICITGYQRIHYEIDPEYLFSPINGPGKTERAIAEEHFKVNYSYYFNVGRITRPGRFGHVIVIPKDGDKNMLRTAIWEELKLLDEIIRNATATYEGESFTYEKVCARWFGECFLNDILNLHHVIDEVESRELNLTFPVMLNPVTWDAHLFPVYFGGSVITEDLTIDTVPAVQLAYFIAADNKRQDAIGAAWEEAFLNNVGKAEDEGLFQHISTARFASRTLELELEANTKTVVPYFSSTFAIMGIFSIVTCMMTDWVRSKPWLGLLGNVSAGLATVSAFGLCMYLGVDFIGLNLAAPFLMIGIGIDDTFVMLAAWRRTNIMKLVPERMAVTLSEAAVSITITSLTDMISFFIGIISPFPSVQIFCIYSGFAVVFTFLFHLTFFSACVAISGYCEQSNRHSVVCCKVQPLSKSAHRSWLYRVLCTGGVDPDDPTNPVDNPEHGCMTWFRDYLAAALNCRSVKCLVILVFGLYLTGAMYGLTTLQEGLDRRKLSKEDSYSITFYDREDFYFREFPYRIQVIVSGQYDYSDPLIQEQMENLTSSLESTVYISTPIYTESWLRSFLSYMKRNDEYLNATISTETSFIETLKDVWLFPKSTFSLDVKFDKSEQHIVASRFLIQAVNISGTNQEKEMVKELRRLCAESPLNATVFHPYFVFFDQFELVRPTSIQCMIFGALIMMLISFIFIPNVLCSLWVAFCIVSIELGVAGYMALWDVNLDSISMINLIMCIGFSVDFTAHICYAYMSSKEKRPEDRVKECLYSLGLPIVQGAASTILGLVALILAGTYIFLVFFKMVFLVIFIGALHGLLLLPVLLSIFGPGSCSSSDDNEEEKESKKRKLEDRKVSKLPVPYVIPHPTLLYHQPIAAKSLETSPAISLAVLEDRDPGLGTSEDSNSTESGSSQSRRRQQSQESNEDAVQKRRYEDWRRSVGMLPSMSQFQAGPAPPPDYPGAANQETPQNFDTRAFRSVPYPGYLGYQENPSRDFRRNRSQHNLHQPSPARYLTDPRYP encoded by the exons ATGTGGTGTAGACTCACGTGCGTCGACGAGTTCCTCAATCGCAGCTTCTACAAACTCGGCCTCGTAGTCGGACGACATCCCGGCTATTTTCTCATCATTCCAGTCCTCTTAGCGTGCATTTGCATTACCGGATATCAGAGAattcattatgaaattgatcCCGAATATCTCTTCTCGCCGATCAACGGACCAGGCAAAACCGAACGTGCCATCGCCGAGGAACACTTCAAAGTCAATTACAGCTATTATTTCAATGTCGGCAGAATCACGAGGCCAG GTCGATTCGGTCACGTAATCGTGATACCGAAGGATGGCGACAAGAACATGCTACGAACTGCCATCTGGGAGGAACTGAAACTCCTGGACGAGATCATTAGAAACGCCACGGCGACTTATGAGGGCGAGAGCTTCACTTACGAGAAAGTTTGTGCTCGATGGTTCGGCGAGTGTTTTTTGAATGACATTCTCAATCTGCATCATGTCATCGA TGAGGTTGAGAGTCGAGAACTGAATTTGACGTTTCCGGTAATGTTGAATCCGGTAACGTGGGATGCGCACTTGTTTCCGGTTTATTTTGGCGGGAGTGTGATAACCGAGGATCTGACGATCGACACGGTGCCCGCGGTCCAATTGGCTTACTTCATAGCAGCGGACAACAAGCGCCAAGATGCCAT TGGCGCTGCTTGGGAAGAAGCGTTCCTCAATAACGTTGGAAAAGCCGAGGACGAAGGACTTTTTCAACACATAAGTACAGCGAGGTTCGCTTCGAGGACTCTCGAGCTCGAACTCGAGGCTAATACGAAAACCGTCGTGCCTTACTTTTCAAGTACCTTTGCGATAATGGGAATATTCTCGATCGTCACTTGTATGATGACCGACTGGGTCCGCAGCAAACCGTGGCTCGGACTTCTCGGCAATGTTTCGGCTGGGCTGGCGACCGTCTCAGCTTTCGGACTCTGCATGTACCTTGGCGTCGATTTTATCGGCCTCAATCTCGCTGCTCCCTTCCTCATGATTG GAATCGGGATCGACGATACTTTTGTCATGCTCGCTGCGTGGCGACGAACGAACATAATGAAACTCGTGCCTGAGAGGATGGCAGTCACGTTGAGCGAAGCTGCGGTTTCGATAACGATAACGTCATTAACTGACATGATATCCTTCTTCATTGGCATCATTTCACCGTTTCCTTCCGTCCAAATATTCTGCATATATTCAG gATTCGCTGTCGTTTTCACATTCCTATTCCATTTGACTTTCTTCAGCGCCTGCGTGGCCATAAGCGGTTACTGTGAGCAAAGTAATCGTCACAGTGTCGTTTGCTGCAAAGTTCAACCGCTCTCGAAGTCCG CTCATCGATCATGGTTGTATCGAGTTTTGTGCACCGGTGGAGTGGATCCGGACGATCCAACGAATCCAGTTGACAATCCCGAGCACGGTTGCATGACATGGTTCCGCGATTATTTGGCAGCGGCCTTGAATTGTCGTTCCGTGAAGTGTCTCGTCATTCTGGTTTTCGGACTTTATTTGACAGGAGCAATGTACGGTCTTACAACTCTCCAGGAAGGTCTTGACAGACGCAAATTGTCGAAGGAGGATTCCTACTCGATCACTTTTTACGATcgcgaagatttttattttcgcgaATTCCCATACAGGATCCAG GTGATCGTCAGTGGGCAATACGACTACAGCGACCCTTTGATCCAAGAGCAAATGGAGAATTTAACATCGAGTTTGGAGTCAACGGTGTACATAAGTACGCCAATATACACAGAAAGTTGGCTGCGGAGTTTTCTGAGTTACATGAAAAGGAACGACGAGTATTTGAACGCGACGATAAGCACGGAAACAAGTTTCATAGAGACATTGAAGGATGTGTGGCTCTTTCCAAAAAGTACATTCTCGCTGGACGTGAAATTCGACAAGTCCGAACAGCACATAGTTGCGAGTAGATTTTTAATTCAAGCTGTGAACATAAGTGGAACAAATCAGGAGAAAGAAATGGTGAAAGAGTTGCGTCGTTTGTGTGCGGAGTCACCGTTGAACGCGACAGTTTTTCATCCCTATTTCGTGTTCTTCGACCAATTCGAGCTCGTCAGGCCAACGAGTATACAGTGCATGATTTTCGGGGCGCTAATAATGATGCTCATTTCGTTTATCTTCATACCAAACGTTTTGTGCAGTTTGTGGGTGGCTTTTTGCATAGTTTCGATAGAACTAGGAGTCGCGGGTTACATGGCACTTTGGGATGTTAATTTGGACAGCATATCGATGATCAATCTGATAATGTGCATCGGCTTCAGCGTCGACTTCACCGCCCACATATGTTACGCATACATGAGTTCGAAAGAGAAGCGGCCGGAAGATCGTGTGAAGGAATGTCTTTACAGTTTGGGATTACCAATCGTGCAGGGTGCAGCTTCGACGATACTGGGTCTGGTTGCTTTGATCCTGGCAGGCACTTACATCTTTTTGGTTTTCTTTAAAATGGTGTTCCTCGTGATATTCATTGGTGCTCTCCACGGGTTGCTCCTCCTTCCGGTTCTACTATCAATATTCGGTCCCGGATCTTGTTCGAGTAGTGACGATaacgaagaagagaaagagtcgAAGAAACGCAAGCTGGAAGATCGAAAAGTTTCGAAACTGCCGGTCCCCTACGTGATTCCGCACCCAACGCTCCTTTACCATCAACCCATCGCAGCCAAATCTCTTGAAACAAGTCCAGCCATCAGTTTAGCTGTCCTCGAAGATAGAGATCCTGGCCTAGGGACCAGTGAAGATAGCAATTCCACCGAGAGTGGATCTTCCCAAAGCCGAAGGCGTCAACAAAGCCAGGAGAGCAACGAAGATGCTGTGCAAAAAAGACGATACGAAGATTGGCGAAGATCCGTCGGTATGCTGCCCAGCATGTCACAATTTCAAGCTGGACCAGCACCTCCTCCCGACTACCCTGGTGCTGCGAACCAAGAAACTCCCCAAAACTTTGATACGAGGGCATTCAGATCTGTTCCCTACCCTGGTTACCTTGGCTATCAAGAAAATCCCTCCAGGGATTTCAGACGCAATCGATCACAGCATAACCTACATCAACCATCGCCAGCCAGATATCTCACTGATCCTAGGTACCCTTAA
- the Ptr gene encoding patched domain-containing protein 3 isoform X2, with the protein MLNPVTWDAHLFPVYFGGSVITEDLTIDTVPAVQLAYFIAADNKRQDAIGAAWEEAFLNNVGKAEDEGLFQHISTARFASRTLELELEANTKTVVPYFSSTFAIMGIFSIVTCMMTDWVRSKPWLGLLGNVSAGLATVSAFGLCMYLGVDFIGLNLAAPFLMIGIGIDDTFVMLAAWRRTNIMKLVPERMAVTLSEAAVSITITSLTDMISFFIGIISPFPSVQIFCIYSGFAVVFTFLFHLTFFSACVAISGYCEQSNRHSVVCCKVQPLSKSAHRSWLYRVLCTGGVDPDDPTNPVDNPEHGCMTWFRDYLAAALNCRSVKCLVILVFGLYLTGAMYGLTTLQEGLDRRKLSKEDSYSITFYDREDFYFREFPYRIQVIVSGQYDYSDPLIQEQMENLTSSLESTVYISTPIYTESWLRSFLSYMKRNDEYLNATISTETSFIETLKDVWLFPKSTFSLDVKFDKSEQHIVASRFLIQAVNISGTNQEKEMVKELRRLCAESPLNATVFHPYFVFFDQFELVRPTSIQCMIFGALIMMLISFIFIPNVLCSLWVAFCIVSIELGVAGYMALWDVNLDSISMINLIMCIGFSVDFTAHICYAYMSSKEKRPEDRVKECLYSLGLPIVQGAASTILGLVALILAGTYIFLVFFKMVFLVIFIGALHGLLLLPVLLSIFGPGSCSSSDDNEEEKESKKRKLEDRKVSKLPVPYVIPHPTLLYHQPIAAKSLETSPAISLAVLEDRDPGLGTSEDSNSTESGSSQSRRRQQSQESNEDAVQKRRYEDWRRSVGMLPSMSQFQAGPAPPPDYPGAANQETPQNFDTRAFRSVPYPGYLGYQENPSRDFRRNRSQHNLHQPSPARYLTDPRYP; encoded by the exons ATGTTGAATCCGGTAACGTGGGATGCGCACTTGTTTCCGGTTTATTTTGGCGGGAGTGTGATAACCGAGGATCTGACGATCGACACGGTGCCCGCGGTCCAATTGGCTTACTTCATAGCAGCGGACAACAAGCGCCAAGATGCCAT TGGCGCTGCTTGGGAAGAAGCGTTCCTCAATAACGTTGGAAAAGCCGAGGACGAAGGACTTTTTCAACACATAAGTACAGCGAGGTTCGCTTCGAGGACTCTCGAGCTCGAACTCGAGGCTAATACGAAAACCGTCGTGCCTTACTTTTCAAGTACCTTTGCGATAATGGGAATATTCTCGATCGTCACTTGTATGATGACCGACTGGGTCCGCAGCAAACCGTGGCTCGGACTTCTCGGCAATGTTTCGGCTGGGCTGGCGACCGTCTCAGCTTTCGGACTCTGCATGTACCTTGGCGTCGATTTTATCGGCCTCAATCTCGCTGCTCCCTTCCTCATGATTG GAATCGGGATCGACGATACTTTTGTCATGCTCGCTGCGTGGCGACGAACGAACATAATGAAACTCGTGCCTGAGAGGATGGCAGTCACGTTGAGCGAAGCTGCGGTTTCGATAACGATAACGTCATTAACTGACATGATATCCTTCTTCATTGGCATCATTTCACCGTTTCCTTCCGTCCAAATATTCTGCATATATTCAG gATTCGCTGTCGTTTTCACATTCCTATTCCATTTGACTTTCTTCAGCGCCTGCGTGGCCATAAGCGGTTACTGTGAGCAAAGTAATCGTCACAGTGTCGTTTGCTGCAAAGTTCAACCGCTCTCGAAGTCCG CTCATCGATCATGGTTGTATCGAGTTTTGTGCACCGGTGGAGTGGATCCGGACGATCCAACGAATCCAGTTGACAATCCCGAGCACGGTTGCATGACATGGTTCCGCGATTATTTGGCAGCGGCCTTGAATTGTCGTTCCGTGAAGTGTCTCGTCATTCTGGTTTTCGGACTTTATTTGACAGGAGCAATGTACGGTCTTACAACTCTCCAGGAAGGTCTTGACAGACGCAAATTGTCGAAGGAGGATTCCTACTCGATCACTTTTTACGATcgcgaagatttttattttcgcgaATTCCCATACAGGATCCAG GTGATCGTCAGTGGGCAATACGACTACAGCGACCCTTTGATCCAAGAGCAAATGGAGAATTTAACATCGAGTTTGGAGTCAACGGTGTACATAAGTACGCCAATATACACAGAAAGTTGGCTGCGGAGTTTTCTGAGTTACATGAAAAGGAACGACGAGTATTTGAACGCGACGATAAGCACGGAAACAAGTTTCATAGAGACATTGAAGGATGTGTGGCTCTTTCCAAAAAGTACATTCTCGCTGGACGTGAAATTCGACAAGTCCGAACAGCACATAGTTGCGAGTAGATTTTTAATTCAAGCTGTGAACATAAGTGGAACAAATCAGGAGAAAGAAATGGTGAAAGAGTTGCGTCGTTTGTGTGCGGAGTCACCGTTGAACGCGACAGTTTTTCATCCCTATTTCGTGTTCTTCGACCAATTCGAGCTCGTCAGGCCAACGAGTATACAGTGCATGATTTTCGGGGCGCTAATAATGATGCTCATTTCGTTTATCTTCATACCAAACGTTTTGTGCAGTTTGTGGGTGGCTTTTTGCATAGTTTCGATAGAACTAGGAGTCGCGGGTTACATGGCACTTTGGGATGTTAATTTGGACAGCATATCGATGATCAATCTGATAATGTGCATCGGCTTCAGCGTCGACTTCACCGCCCACATATGTTACGCATACATGAGTTCGAAAGAGAAGCGGCCGGAAGATCGTGTGAAGGAATGTCTTTACAGTTTGGGATTACCAATCGTGCAGGGTGCAGCTTCGACGATACTGGGTCTGGTTGCTTTGATCCTGGCAGGCACTTACATCTTTTTGGTTTTCTTTAAAATGGTGTTCCTCGTGATATTCATTGGTGCTCTCCACGGGTTGCTCCTCCTTCCGGTTCTACTATCAATATTCGGTCCCGGATCTTGTTCGAGTAGTGACGATaacgaagaagagaaagagtcgAAGAAACGCAAGCTGGAAGATCGAAAAGTTTCGAAACTGCCGGTCCCCTACGTGATTCCGCACCCAACGCTCCTTTACCATCAACCCATCGCAGCCAAATCTCTTGAAACAAGTCCAGCCATCAGTTTAGCTGTCCTCGAAGATAGAGATCCTGGCCTAGGGACCAGTGAAGATAGCAATTCCACCGAGAGTGGATCTTCCCAAAGCCGAAGGCGTCAACAAAGCCAGGAGAGCAACGAAGATGCTGTGCAAAAAAGACGATACGAAGATTGGCGAAGATCCGTCGGTATGCTGCCCAGCATGTCACAATTTCAAGCTGGACCAGCACCTCCTCCCGACTACCCTGGTGCTGCGAACCAAGAAACTCCCCAAAACTTTGATACGAGGGCATTCAGATCTGTTCCCTACCCTGGTTACCTTGGCTATCAAGAAAATCCCTCCAGGGATTTCAGACGCAATCGATCACAGCATAACCTACATCAACCATCGCCAGCCAGATATCTCACTGATCCTAGGTACCCTTAA